In a genomic window of Roseiflexus castenholzii DSM 13941:
- a CDS encoding SH3 domain-containing protein, with translation MLQVVAERLNLRAGPGTDYPVLTTLSRGDKVEYLGKTAGSGADVWIRVRRGTQEGWVFRAFLQEPTSPSP, from the coding sequence ATGTTGCAGGTTGTCGCCGAGCGCCTGAACCTGCGCGCCGGTCCAGGGACTGATTACCCGGTGCTTACGACCTTAAGCCGCGGCGATAAGGTCGAATATCTGGGGAAGACAGCAGGCAGCGGCGCGGATGTCTGGATACGGGTGAGGAGGGGGACGCAGGAAGGGTGGGTGTTCCGCGCCTTCCTGCAAGAACCTACTTCCCCATCGCCTTGA
- a CDS encoding sugar phosphate isomerase/epimerase family protein, with protein MTRIPIALQLYSVRDDAARDLQGVLAAVADMGYEGVEFAGYYGHDARTIRDWLDAYGLKVAGAHVGIETLLGDELARTIEFHQTLGNTTLIVPGLAEQWRNSRAAWLTTAETLNAIAVALKPYGMRTGYHNHHIEFAPMEGELPWDTLFSNTTDDVIMQFDTGNALHGGAQAAPFLRRYPGRAKTVHLKEYSATNDSALIGEGDVPWNEIFELCETIGGTEWYIVEQESYAYPPLECVRRCLQALKAMGK; from the coding sequence ATGACGCGAATCCCGATTGCGCTGCAATTGTACTCGGTGCGCGACGACGCAGCACGAGATTTGCAGGGCGTACTCGCCGCAGTCGCCGACATGGGGTACGAAGGAGTCGAGTTTGCCGGTTACTATGGGCACGATGCCCGAACGATTCGCGATTGGCTCGATGCGTATGGGCTTAAGGTCGCCGGCGCGCACGTCGGCATCGAGACGTTACTCGGCGATGAACTGGCGCGCACCATCGAGTTCCATCAGACCCTTGGCAATACGACTCTGATCGTTCCCGGTCTGGCGGAACAGTGGCGCAACTCGCGCGCTGCCTGGTTGACGACCGCCGAGACGCTCAACGCCATCGCTGTTGCGCTCAAGCCGTATGGCATGCGCACCGGTTATCACAACCATCATATCGAGTTTGCGCCTATGGAGGGTGAACTGCCGTGGGATACGCTCTTTAGCAACACGACCGATGATGTCATCATGCAGTTCGACACCGGTAATGCGCTCCACGGCGGCGCCCAGGCGGCGCCGTTCCTGCGCCGCTATCCGGGACGCGCGAAAACGGTGCACCTGAAGGAATACTCCGCCACCAACGACTCGGCACTCATCGGCGAAGGTGATGTGCCATGGAACGAGATTTTCGAGTTGTGCGAGACGATTGGCGGGACGGAATGGTACATCGTTGAGCAGGAGAGTTATGCCTACCCGCCGCTCGAGTGCGTCCGGCGCTGCCTCCAGGCGCTCAAGGCGATGGGGAAGTAG
- a CDS encoding threonine/serine dehydratase translates to MLHEILRAARRLRRALRPTPLEESIRLGALTDGRALLKLENTQPTGSFKVRGALNVLLSLPSHVRERGVVAASSGNHGAAVAYSALRLGAPALIFVPEDTSPVKVNAMRDFGADVRVYGDDCVVTETYARSYATDHGLTYISPYNDPLVIGGQGTIGVELARQIDRLDAILVAVGGGGLISGIAAYMKAVQPDVRIIGCSPIHSPAMYESVLAGEVVSPPVLPTLSDGTAGGVEPGAITLDLCRALVDEWVLVSEGEIAAAMRLMIETQHTLVEGSAGVAVAGYLRLKEEMRGKTAAIIICGGNVSLATLRTVIDMHI, encoded by the coding sequence ATGCTGCACGAGATTCTGCGCGCTGCACGACGGTTGCGGCGTGCGCTGCGTCCGACGCCGCTCGAGGAGTCGATCCGGCTCGGTGCGCTGACCGATGGACGGGCATTGCTGAAGTTGGAAAACACGCAACCGACCGGATCGTTCAAAGTGCGCGGCGCACTGAACGTCTTGCTGTCGCTGCCGTCCCACGTTCGTGAACGCGGCGTCGTAGCAGCATCGTCGGGCAATCACGGCGCTGCCGTCGCCTATAGCGCACTGAGGCTCGGAGCGCCGGCGCTGATCTTCGTCCCCGAAGACACATCGCCGGTCAAGGTGAACGCTATGCGCGATTTCGGCGCCGATGTGCGGGTCTATGGCGATGATTGCGTGGTTACGGAAACATATGCGCGATCATACGCGACTGACCATGGACTGACCTATATTTCACCCTACAACGACCCGCTGGTCATCGGCGGGCAGGGAACGATCGGCGTAGAACTGGCACGCCAGATCGACCGTCTCGACGCCATTCTGGTTGCCGTCGGCGGCGGCGGGTTGATCAGCGGCATCGCCGCTTATATGAAAGCGGTGCAGCCGGATGTGCGCATCATCGGCTGTTCGCCGATCCATTCACCGGCGATGTACGAATCGGTCCTGGCAGGTGAGGTGGTATCGCCGCCTGTTCTCCCGACTCTCTCAGACGGCACGGCCGGTGGCGTGGAGCCGGGAGCGATCACCCTCGATCTGTGCCGTGCGCTGGTCGATGAATGGGTGCTGGTGTCCGAAGGAGAGATCGCTGCCGCCATGCGCCTGATGATCGAAACGCAGCACACGCTGGTGGAAGGATCGGCAGGCGTCGCTGTCGCTGGCTACCTGCGCCTCAAGGAAGAGATGCGCGGCAAGACGGCAGCAATCATCATTTGTGGCGGTAATGTCAGCCTGGCGACGTTACGTACCGTCATCGACATGCATATCTGA
- the dnaN gene encoding DNA polymerase III subunit beta, giving the protein MKLSCLQENLKRGLAVVSHAVAGKSTLPVLSNILIASDDGRLKLAATNLEIGITCWIGAKIEEEGAVAVPAKLLSDVVGSLPNDRIDLTLDGRTQTLNLKCARFESNIKGTESGEFPAIPTVDNRTPTAVFPPTLLRETIQQVAFAASTEETRPVLQGVQLRLRDNRAIFAAADGFRLAQRIVELPEPVAQPQDLIIPARALNELARILNDDESQVEMIVTHSGGQVLFHTSTVDLVSRLIDGKYPDVDRVIPQQYQTRAVLDTQELTKAVKLASYFTVAPSNSVRLHMEPGGDLGPGRMTISANAVDVGDNKGQVDAMIEGEGGQIALNVKFLSDAIAAIPTPQLALETQSPQHPAVFKPVGADGYIHIVMPMTVR; this is encoded by the coding sequence ATGAAGCTGTCATGTCTTCAGGAGAATTTGAAACGCGGTCTCGCCGTTGTCAGTCACGCGGTCGCCGGGAAAAGCACGCTGCCGGTTCTCAGCAATATCCTGATAGCCAGTGATGACGGGCGCCTCAAACTTGCTGCGACGAATCTCGAGATTGGAATTACGTGCTGGATCGGCGCCAAAATCGAAGAGGAGGGCGCTGTCGCCGTACCGGCAAAACTGTTGAGTGATGTCGTCGGTAGTTTGCCCAATGACCGGATTGACCTTACGCTCGATGGGCGCACACAAACATTGAACCTGAAATGCGCCCGCTTTGAGAGCAATATCAAAGGGACAGAGTCCGGTGAGTTTCCCGCCATTCCAACGGTGGATAATCGCACGCCAACCGCTGTCTTCCCGCCAACATTGCTCCGTGAGACGATCCAGCAGGTGGCGTTCGCTGCCTCCACCGAGGAAACGCGCCCGGTGCTCCAGGGGGTGCAACTCCGCCTGCGCGACAACCGCGCGATCTTTGCCGCCGCCGACGGTTTCCGGCTGGCGCAGCGGATCGTCGAATTGCCGGAACCGGTCGCCCAACCACAGGATCTGATCATTCCGGCGCGTGCGCTGAATGAACTGGCGCGCATCCTCAATGACGACGAGAGCCAGGTCGAGATGATTGTCACCCATAGCGGCGGGCAGGTGCTCTTCCATACCAGCACGGTCGATCTAGTCTCACGTCTGATCGACGGCAAGTACCCTGATGTCGATCGGGTGATTCCACAGCAGTACCAGACGCGCGCCGTCCTCGACACGCAGGAGTTGACGAAGGCGGTCAAACTGGCATCCTACTTTACGGTTGCTCCATCAAATAGTGTGCGCCTGCACATGGAACCCGGCGGCGACCTGGGACCGGGGCGTATGACGATTAGCGCCAATGCGGTCGATGTTGGCGACAACAAGGGGCAGGTCGATGCCATGATCGAAGGCGAAGGCGGGCAGATTGCTTTGAATGTCAAATTTCTGTCCGATGCGATTGCCGCGATCCCGACGCCGCAGCTGGCGCTGGAAACGCAGTCGCCGCAACACCCGGCAGTGTTTAAGCCCGTCGGCGCCGATGGCTATATTCACATTGTCATGCCGATGACGGTGCGCTGA
- a CDS encoding glycosyltransferase family 87 protein: protein MKRNREVGGRLPYSEPLLHTLLRLLIGGGVLLCGLLLAQRLPNPDLFGDYVAACAWWQRLPEHLWLAGLSRCDANVDYNAFGPGAHPPFSTVFFLPLGFLAWTDARLAWLIISGACLIGVWHYYRVPVSVCAATALFGVFGLYRGTMEPFLFALMMVALSQEEERPLFSAALIGLAAAIKVYPVLMLAALVIARRLNALIAGIVTGGLATAAGDLVLGIGKTGAWMGHMTPNALAWRINPDNLSLVRIAGDFVPQLSPLVVAVALFGAAVALLINAPHGQVRMHTLVPTTLLVTPLVWSHYIVHTGLLQLTRLEQVLLFAGSGLIFLGILGIFPFQSAAIAYGPVLAALVLIWHRAWRSGTELSVRKKLSGAAPSESSIPNC from the coding sequence ATGAAGCGCAATCGTGAAGTGGGCGGGCGATTGCCTTATAGTGAGCCGCTTTTGCATACGCTTCTCCGTCTGCTCATTGGCGGAGGCGTTCTCTTGTGTGGCTTGCTTCTGGCGCAGCGCCTGCCGAACCCTGATCTATTCGGCGATTATGTCGCTGCATGCGCCTGGTGGCAACGTCTTCCCGAACACCTCTGGCTGGCGGGTCTAAGCAGGTGCGATGCAAACGTGGATTACAATGCGTTTGGTCCTGGTGCGCATCCTCCCTTCTCAACGGTCTTTTTCCTTCCGCTTGGCTTCCTCGCCTGGACCGATGCTCGCTTAGCATGGCTTATCATCAGTGGCGCGTGTCTGATAGGTGTCTGGCACTACTACCGCGTTCCTGTCAGTGTCTGCGCTGCAACGGCGCTTTTTGGCGTCTTCGGGTTGTATCGCGGAACGATGGAGCCTTTTCTTTTCGCGCTGATGATGGTCGCGCTGTCACAGGAAGAAGAGCGTCCGCTCTTCTCTGCCGCGCTGATCGGTCTGGCTGCGGCGATCAAGGTCTATCCGGTCCTGATGCTGGCGGCGCTGGTCATTGCGCGTCGTCTCAATGCCTTGATCGCAGGCATTGTTACCGGCGGACTTGCGACGGCCGCCGGGGATTTGGTGCTGGGAATCGGGAAAACCGGCGCCTGGATGGGGCATATGACTCCTAATGCCCTGGCATGGCGGATTAATCCGGACAATCTTTCGCTGGTCCGCATTGCAGGGGACTTCGTTCCGCAACTCTCGCCGTTGGTGGTGGCAGTCGCTCTCTTTGGTGCGGCGGTGGCGCTGCTCATCAACGCACCGCATGGACAGGTGCGGATGCACACTCTCGTACCGACCACTCTGCTTGTGACGCCATTGGTATGGAGCCACTATATTGTTCATACAGGTCTGCTTCAGTTGACGCGCCTTGAGCAGGTGTTACTATTCGCGGGCAGTGGATTGATCTTTTTGGGTATACTGGGCATCTTCCCGTTCCAGAGCGCTGCCATTGCATACGGACCGGTGCTCGCAGCACTGGTGTTGATCTGGCATCGCGCATGGCGATCTGGCACCGAACTTTCTGTTCGGAAGAAACTGTCAGGCGCCGCCCCTTCCGAATCCTCCATACCCAACTGTTGA
- a CDS encoding tetratricopeptide repeat protein, whose amino-acid sequence MTTTTNDWLQQGIAAARAGQRAQARQFFVRAIQENQYNDDAWVWLAGVVDNPADMRRCLQQALRINPLNPQARQGIAWLDRQTRQAQKASSSATNMNDGQKPSSSATAHSSVQAENQVDKTSSQNQSHSPATDGSLSVSQSSASAKPASAHDSHAPGTPEPAPKPARRFSWFGKSKPAHSAVADDSATVAAAPQPARRFSWFDRSAAPTTPDEAAGGAHGAKPARRFSWFGKSKPAHSAVADDSATVAAAPQPARRFSWFDRSAAPAAPATPDEAPGAASTAQPARRFSWFGKSNAVAKPMVAAAATATVAGAAGATPPASAAPPAAPGAKPRRKEKVLPPEEGDPARDCCPYCGELNKPDRQWCRRCDRSLMIRGPVRDQRSPWLSILGILWVLGGVLGILGAIAGLIVALALYNSARGSLSDFPLVIVVVFVIIALLYGGQIAIARAMMNRARWAYWIIAVVTVLQLGGSLFGALGAIATIGNFITQAQAFLPSQEAVSAVAAFTSLLGTIIMVDVGIKAFFMLLVGLSWRDFYGPKERFVSEVRGATDYELFNIGLALQRKGMWWMAMKQWEAAVANSPRDVDYLHALTVAYAKLEQWDKARETIARAITVAPDNQALKQVQERIERMSAA is encoded by the coding sequence ATGACAACAACGACGAACGACTGGCTCCAGCAGGGCATTGCAGCCGCGCGCGCCGGGCAGCGCGCGCAGGCGCGTCAATTCTTCGTGCGGGCTATTCAGGAGAATCAGTATAACGACGATGCGTGGGTCTGGCTCGCCGGTGTTGTCGATAATCCCGCAGATATGCGGCGCTGTCTGCAACAGGCGCTGCGGATCAATCCGCTCAACCCGCAGGCGCGTCAGGGGATCGCCTGGCTTGATCGGCAGACACGGCAGGCGCAGAAGGCATCATCATCTGCTACCAATATGAATGATGGTCAGAAGCCATCGTCGTCTGCTACCGCGCACTCATCCGTCCAGGCTGAAAATCAGGTGGACAAGACATCGTCTCAGAATCAGAGTCATTCCCCAGCGACGGACGGCTCTCTGTCAGTATCTCAATCGAGTGCATCAGCGAAACCGGCGTCTGCTCACGACTCCCATGCGCCTGGCACTCCTGAGCCTGCTCCGAAACCCGCTCGTCGTTTCTCGTGGTTCGGCAAGTCCAAACCGGCTCACAGCGCCGTTGCCGACGACTCTGCCACCGTGGCGGCAGCGCCACAGCCTGCCCGCCGCTTTTCGTGGTTCGACAGGTCTGCTGCGCCTACCACTCCCGACGAAGCCGCAGGCGGCGCGCATGGTGCGAAGCCCGCTCGTCGTTTCTCGTGGTTCGGCAAGTCCAAACCGGCTCACAGCGCCGTTGCCGACGACTCTGCCACCGTGGCGGCAGCGCCACAGCCTGCCCGCCGCTTTTCGTGGTTCGACAGGTCTGCTGCGCCTGCTGCGCCCGCCACCCCAGACGAGGCGCCTGGCGCGGCTTCCACGGCACAGCCTGCCCGCCGCTTCTCGTGGTTCGGCAAATCCAACGCCGTAGCAAAGCCAATGGTTGCCGCAGCCGCGACGGCTACCGTGGCAGGAGCGGCGGGCGCCACACCGCCTGCGTCCGCAGCGCCCCCGGCTGCTCCTGGCGCAAAGCCGCGCCGCAAAGAAAAGGTGCTGCCGCCGGAAGAAGGCGACCCGGCGCGCGACTGCTGCCCATACTGCGGCGAGTTGAACAAACCGGATCGCCAGTGGTGCCGTCGCTGCGACCGCAGTCTGATGATCCGTGGACCGGTGCGCGATCAACGTTCTCCCTGGCTCTCGATTCTCGGCATCCTCTGGGTGCTTGGCGGTGTGCTGGGCATTCTGGGCGCTATTGCAGGGTTGATCGTCGCGCTGGCGCTCTACAACTCGGCAAGAGGCAGTCTTTCGGATTTTCCGCTCGTCATTGTGGTGGTCTTCGTGATTATCGCTTTGCTCTATGGTGGGCAAATTGCGATTGCGCGCGCGATGATGAACCGCGCCCGCTGGGCGTACTGGATCATCGCCGTTGTGACTGTGCTGCAACTCGGCGGCTCGCTGTTCGGGGCACTCGGCGCCATTGCGACGATCGGCAATTTCATCACTCAGGCGCAGGCGTTCCTTCCCTCGCAGGAAGCCGTATCCGCAGTCGCCGCGTTCACCAGCCTCTTAGGGACGATTATTATGGTCGATGTTGGCATCAAAGCCTTCTTCATGCTCCTGGTCGGATTGAGCTGGCGCGATTTCTACGGACCCAAAGAGCGATTCGTCTCCGAAGTGCGCGGCGCTACCGACTACGAACTGTTCAACATCGGTCTGGCATTACAACGCAAAGGCATGTGGTGGATGGCGATGAAGCAGTGGGAAGCGGCGGTCGCCAACTCGCCGCGCGATGTCGATTACCTCCACGCCCTGACCGTCGCCTACGCAAAGCTTGAGCAGTGGGATAAGGCGCGTGAAACGATTGCCAGAGCGATCACTGTTGCGCCGGACAATCAGGCGCTGAAACAGGTGCAGGAGCGTATCGAGCGAATGAGCGCGGCGTAG
- a CDS encoding DUF2079 domain-containing protein yields MSAEPHPSLRDPFLWIALLLIGGMLGWLSVARYEGFNAGMYDLGNMAQSIWSATRGEPLLYSRPEGSRASRLAGHVEVGYFLFAPFYALWPDPRMLLVAQAALFALGAIPVYRLAWRRLDAPYSGERAMPYAARCLTLIYLLYPTAQTSVLFDFHADTVAAPLILLALDALDVRSWRRFALWTALALSMKFYVAALVVGIGVVVWLWEEQRRAGMLTTLAGGVYGALAFFVIRPLFATQSAGGAAEITGNYLAYYFGAIHEIAATLPDRLLNAVVVFGPALLVAWRGWRWLLPGLPLAGAMLISTGPGGAFDYRYHHYALVAPFLVMATIDGAARMQRTTPSLPGEPRHRGRSWRGDLGFTVAVTAIFSALLVNTPLNPLFWIGAPGYGFDRSVYGVTPRDARLAAFLTTRVPPDAPLAASTFVATHLVNRETVYLVRYPFEARPEHLPDLLPQVQYALPDALFDWYLQLDDGYGGGLDYDREAIAILLRDPSFALVDMEDGLLLFERDADSGHALVNRVSVVDDNGASVLQQFGPFDLVRANIEVIGERRLRASFAWRVRAALPPGVKFVAVSRLDGAPGARFVHLPGYALHPVWEWSAGDVIEETFDVLVPPDTPPGRYAWRVGWYDVRHPDATLTDERSRMAGTAEYVVTFIEVTP; encoded by the coding sequence ATGTCCGCTGAACCTCATCCGTCTCTCCGCGATCCTTTCCTCTGGATCGCGCTCCTGCTGATCGGCGGCATGCTCGGCTGGTTGAGCGTGGCACGCTACGAGGGCTTCAACGCCGGCATGTACGATCTGGGCAACATGGCGCAGTCCATCTGGAGCGCGACGCGCGGCGAGCCGCTGCTCTACTCCCGCCCTGAAGGATCGCGTGCGTCACGCCTGGCCGGGCATGTCGAGGTCGGCTACTTTTTGTTTGCACCTTTCTATGCGCTCTGGCCCGATCCGCGCATGCTGCTGGTCGCCCAGGCGGCGCTCTTTGCCCTCGGCGCCATCCCGGTGTACCGTCTCGCCTGGCGACGCCTCGATGCGCCGTACAGCGGAGAACGGGCTATGCCGTATGCGGCGCGCTGCCTGACATTGATCTATCTGCTCTACCCAACCGCGCAGACGAGCGTGCTCTTCGATTTTCACGCTGATACGGTTGCGGCGCCGCTGATTCTGTTGGCGCTTGATGCGCTCGATGTGCGCTCCTGGCGCCGGTTCGCGCTCTGGACGGCGCTGGCGCTCAGTATGAAGTTCTATGTCGCAGCACTGGTCGTTGGCATCGGTGTTGTGGTGTGGTTGTGGGAAGAACAACGCCGCGCCGGGATGCTGACTACCCTCGCAGGCGGCGTCTACGGCGCGCTGGCGTTCTTCGTCATTCGACCGTTGTTTGCCACACAATCGGCTGGCGGCGCCGCCGAGATCACCGGCAACTATCTGGCGTACTATTTCGGCGCGATCCACGAAATTGCGGCGACCCTGCCCGACCGCCTGCTCAACGCTGTGGTGGTCTTCGGTCCGGCGCTGCTCGTTGCGTGGCGCGGTTGGCGCTGGCTGCTGCCCGGGTTGCCGCTGGCAGGCGCCATGCTTATTTCCACCGGTCCTGGCGGCGCCTTCGACTATCGCTACCACCATTATGCGCTGGTCGCGCCCTTCCTTGTGATGGCGACAATCGATGGCGCAGCGCGCATGCAACGCACGACGCCATCGCTCCCTGGCGAGCCGCGACATCGGGGACGATCCTGGCGCGGCGATCTTGGCTTCACCGTGGCGGTAACGGCGATCTTCAGCGCGTTGCTGGTCAATACTCCGCTCAACCCTTTGTTCTGGATCGGTGCGCCCGGCTATGGCTTCGACCGGTCGGTCTACGGCGTCACTCCGCGCGATGCGCGCCTGGCGGCGTTCCTGACGACCCGTGTGCCGCCCGATGCGCCTCTCGCGGCTTCCACCTTTGTCGCAACACACCTGGTGAACCGCGAAACGGTCTATCTGGTGCGCTACCCGTTCGAGGCGCGCCCCGAACACTTGCCCGACCTGCTGCCGCAGGTGCAGTATGCGCTGCCCGATGCTCTGTTCGACTGGTATCTGCAACTCGACGATGGGTATGGCGGCGGTCTCGATTACGACCGCGAAGCAATTGCCATCCTGCTACGCGATCCGTCATTCGCGCTGGTGGACATGGAAGATGGACTGCTTCTCTTTGAACGCGATGCCGATTCCGGTCACGCGCTGGTCAATCGTGTATCGGTTGTGGACGACAATGGCGCCTCTGTCTTGCAGCAGTTCGGTCCGTTCGATCTGGTGCGCGCGAATATTGAGGTTATTGGTGAGCGGCGATTGCGTGCTTCCTTCGCGTGGCGAGTGCGTGCGGCGCTGCCGCCAGGGGTGAAGTTCGTTGCGGTGAGCCGGCTGGATGGCGCGCCGGGAGCGCGGTTTGTCCATCTCCCCGGCTACGCGCTGCATCCGGTATGGGAATGGTCGGCAGGAGACGTGATCGAAGAGACCTTCGATGTGCTCGTGCCGCCTGATACTCCGCCGGGGCGCTATGCCTGGCGCGTTGGATGGTACGATGTGCGTCACCCGGATGCGACATTGACCGATGAGCGCAGTCGAATGGCAGGAACTGCCGAATATGTGGTGACGTTCATTGAAGTGACGCCGTGA
- a CDS encoding glycosyltransferase family 87 protein — MPKPNDHRAARRLMIMTATGFLVATLIVISRESGADFAQDYAAAWAWWHGMDPGTPTFLIFEACCPEDNVTGAYQTAHPPFATMIVLPFGLLPFKTARAIWLLIGSFSIVIAWRYAQVDHKMALATASMWVIGLSLGSLEPIVLLALAIALRMRSSRANVSAVLIGVTAAIKIYPGILLLALLIARRWKEGASGVLAALIATLVADRLVGGDALADWIAYIPWNIERYIASAGNASAVRLVSLVFPDIPTSLLSLGMILALLAPIAPYLYRYRSGDWRTLLPVMILGSPLVGPHYIACVGLAYSNRVAAYFLGIGGGISLLARIGLFPLSYETEAFIVAPMLAGLFILWLEAIRRMIVQHYPIARKKSTSDVR, encoded by the coding sequence ATGCCCAAGCCTAACGATCATCGCGCTGCACGACGTCTGATGATCATGACTGCCACCGGCTTCCTTGTCGCAACGCTGATCGTTATCAGCCGGGAAAGCGGCGCCGACTTCGCCCAAGATTATGCCGCAGCATGGGCGTGGTGGCATGGTATGGATCCTGGCACACCGACCTTTCTCATCTTCGAGGCCTGTTGTCCAGAGGATAACGTCACCGGCGCTTATCAGACGGCGCATCCGCCTTTTGCGACCATGATCGTGTTGCCATTTGGTCTTCTTCCATTCAAGACGGCGCGCGCGATCTGGCTTCTCATCGGCAGTTTTTCGATCGTGATCGCATGGCGCTACGCTCAGGTTGACCATAAAATGGCTTTGGCTACGGCGTCTATGTGGGTGATAGGTCTGTCATTGGGGTCATTGGAACCGATCGTTCTCCTGGCGCTGGCTATAGCGCTTCGCATGAGATCATCTCGTGCAAACGTATCGGCAGTACTCATAGGAGTAACTGCCGCGATCAAGATTTATCCAGGGATATTGCTTCTCGCACTGTTGATCGCTCGCCGCTGGAAGGAAGGAGCATCGGGCGTTCTGGCAGCGCTTATAGCAACACTTGTTGCCGATAGACTTGTGGGAGGGGATGCGCTCGCTGACTGGATTGCATATATTCCCTGGAATATCGAACGCTACATTGCTTCTGCCGGAAACGCGTCGGCGGTTCGATTGGTGAGTCTGGTGTTTCCTGATATTCCAACATCGCTATTATCTCTTGGGATGATTTTGGCCTTGTTAGCGCCGATTGCGCCGTATCTCTATCGTTATCGTAGCGGGGACTGGCGAACACTACTGCCGGTTATGATACTTGGCAGTCCGCTGGTCGGACCACACTATATCGCATGTGTCGGTCTTGCGTATTCCAACCGCGTGGCTGCATACTTCCTCGGCATCGGTGGCGGCATTTCGTTGCTCGCGCGTATTGGTCTTTTTCCCCTTTCTTACGAAACCGAAGCGTTCATTGTCGCGCCAATGCTGGCAGGACTGTTCATCCTCTGGCTGGAAGCCATCCGTCGTATGATCGTGCAGCATTATCCTATTGCCCGAAAAAAGAGCACGTCAGATGTCCGCTGA
- a CDS encoding lysylphosphatidylglycerol synthase transmembrane domain-containing protein: protein MKHWSHWIRVGLGIALIVLLVVQFANTRSVWQTIIAAHPFPLAGSIVIYFVGVMLSCLKWHLLLRAQGIRASFARLVEWYLMGALAGTLLPSDIGGDLGRGYAAARALGNRAGVWTSVVMERLTGLLALVAMASLTLAFLPDVLDAPAWAPIGAGLGMALTTVGFAALSGFLPLRLARVPHWMERIIAQLQDVITPYRNNLGTIVACLGLSVMFHTNNALSFWLLAISVKSDAPVATMILWPLAGVFGLLPLTPGGLGVREGVTAALLMRVGLTPDQAVAAAMIARMLLLLCSLTGLPTLVAIISSIDKRASTTGKKEMPDDAQA from the coding sequence ATGAAACACTGGTCGCATTGGATTCGTGTCGGTTTGGGGATAGCGCTAATCGTGCTACTGGTTGTGCAATTCGCCAACACCCGATCGGTGTGGCAGACAATCATCGCAGCCCATCCGTTTCCGTTAGCCGGAAGCATCGTCATCTATTTCGTTGGGGTGATGTTGAGCTGCCTCAAATGGCATCTGTTGCTACGTGCTCAGGGCATTCGCGCATCGTTTGCGCGTCTGGTGGAGTGGTATTTGATGGGAGCGCTGGCCGGTACGCTGTTGCCTTCAGATATTGGCGGTGATCTTGGGCGCGGGTACGCGGCAGCTCGCGCGCTCGGCAACCGAGCCGGTGTCTGGACAAGCGTGGTTATGGAACGGCTCACGGGGTTGTTAGCACTGGTAGCAATGGCGTCACTGACGCTTGCATTCCTACCTGACGTGCTGGATGCGCCCGCCTGGGCGCCCATAGGCGCAGGCTTAGGGATGGCGCTCACCACCGTCGGGTTTGCTGCGCTTTCTGGCTTCCTGCCGCTCCGCCTAGCGCGCGTGCCGCATTGGATGGAACGCATCATTGCACAACTCCAGGATGTCATCACTCCCTACCGCAACAATCTCGGAACGATCGTTGCATGTCTGGGTCTATCGGTGATGTTTCATACAAACAATGCGCTCAGTTTCTGGTTGCTTGCGATATCTGTCAAATCCGACGCACCGGTTGCAACCATGATTCTCTGGCCCCTTGCGGGGGTGTTCGGGTTATTGCCGCTCACTCCTGGCGGTCTGGGCGTGCGTGAGGGAGTGACGGCAGCATTGCTCATGCGCGTCGGTCTTACACCCGATCAGGCAGTGGCGGCTGCGATGATTGCCCGAATGTTGCTGTTGCTTTGCAGTCTGACCGGCTTGCCCACGCTGGTAGCGATCATCTCTTCCATTGACAAACGTGCCTCAACCACCGGCAAGAAAGAGATGCCTGACGATGCCCAAGCCTAA